The following proteins are co-located in the Sphingorhabdus lutea genome:
- a CDS encoding ROK family protein, with protein MDNKNGTPIIFGGIEAGGTKFICAVGYEQTILEQVQIPTAHPADTLRAVAQFFIEAQQRCGKLSAIGLGAFGPVQIDKNSANYGRILDTPKPDWGGCDIYGILTEKLLLPIFVETDVNCALLAEAEYGAGIGHHHIIYLTIGTGIGGGLLRHGQLQNGILHPEMGHMFLPKSVIEMDDFTGTCPYHGAQCAEGLAAGPALATRYLGDVKSCPPDDIIWQIEADYIAALCLNLMMTCMPDKIILGGGVMDNQHLFPMIRTALWHKISGYLDNILTREKLDDYIVPVRLSGDAGCIGAMHIAQLNLFKQRQKN; from the coding sequence ATGGACAATAAAAATGGCACGCCGATAATCTTTGGCGGGATAGAGGCCGGTGGCACCAAATTTATATGCGCCGTGGGATATGAACAAACTATATTGGAACAGGTTCAAATTCCCACTGCCCACCCTGCCGATACATTACGGGCGGTCGCGCAATTTTTTATTGAGGCGCAACAACGCTGCGGCAAATTGTCGGCAATTGGCCTTGGTGCATTTGGGCCAGTGCAAATAGATAAAAACAGCGCAAATTATGGGCGCATATTGGACACACCAAAACCCGATTGGGGCGGGTGCGATATATATGGCATTTTAACCGAAAAATTATTGCTGCCAATATTTGTGGAAACAGATGTGAATTGCGCCCTATTGGCAGAGGCGGAATATGGCGCGGGAATAGGCCATCATCATATCATCTACCTTACCATTGGGACAGGAATTGGCGGCGGGTTACTACGTCATGGTCAATTGCAAAATGGAATATTACATCCCGAAATGGGGCATATGTTCCTGCCCAAATCTGTAATAGAAATGGACGATTTTACCGGTACATGCCCCTATCATGGGGCGCAATGTGCCGAAGGATTGGCCGCCGGCCCTGCCCTTGCCACGCGATATTTGGGGGATGTGAAATCATGCCCTCCAGATGATATAATATGGCAAATAGAGGCCGATTATATTGCCGCCCTATGTCTGAATTTAATGATGACCTGCATGCCCGATAAAATAATATTGGGCGGCGGGGTGATGGATAATCAGCATCTATTTCCCATGATACGCACAGCATTATGGCATAAAATTTCAGGCTATTTAGATAATATTTTAACCCGCGAAAAATTGGATGATTATATTGTTCCTGTTCGATTAAGCGGCGACGCAGGCTGCATTGGCGCAATGCACATTGCCCAATTAAACCTATTTAAGCAAAGGCAAAAAAACTAA
- a CDS encoding SdrD B-like domain-containing protein, whose product MKNINYESTRLNIRSRAMLVSALPFVALAMANQASAQNAVNSANVAVPSGTTDPDTSNNNATDSDIIYAVIVASNDSVSNVNGASGATAVVNAFTSDSINGVAASDANAVLSVASGSSVPAGLSFDPATGNVNVAAGTPAGTYSFDYQICEKLNPTNCTTATISVGVVAAPISADADSVNGVNGASGASGVVDVLDGDMLNGAAATLSTVDISVTTPATPISGGPVPTLNPATGLVDVPAGTPAGSYTIEYQICEKLNPTNCASNMVTVDVAASAIVASNDSVSNVNGASGATAVVNAFTSDSINGVAASDANAVLSVASGSSVPAGLSFDPATGNVNVAAGTPAGTYSFDYQICEKLNPTNCTTATISVGVVAAPISADADSVNGVNGASGASGVVDVLDGDMLNGAAATLSTVDISVTTPATPISGGPVPTLNPATGLVDVPAGTPAGSYTIEYQICEKLNPTNCASNMVTVDVAASAIVASNDSVSNINGASGATAVVNAFTSDSINGVAASDANAILSVASGSSVPAGLSFDPATGNVNVAAGTPAGTYSFDYQICEKLNPTNCTTATISVGVVAAPISADADSVNGVNGASGASGVVDVLDGDMLNGAAATLSTVDISVTTPATPISGGPVPTLNPATGLVDVPAGTPAGSYTIEYQICEKLNPTNCASNMVTVDVAASAIVASNDSVSNVNGASGATAVVNAFTSDSINGVAASDANAVLSVASGSSVPAGLSFDPATGNVNVAAGTPAGTYSFDYQICEKLNPTNCTTATISVGVVAAPISADADSVNGVNGASGASGVVDVLDGDMLNGAAATLSTVDISVTTPATPISGGPVPTLNPATGLVDVPAGTPAGSYTIEYQICEKLNPTNCASNMVTVDVAASAIVASNDSVSNINGASGATAVVNAFTSDSINGVAASDANAILSVASGSSVPAGLSFDPATGNVNVAAGTPAGTYSFDYQICEKLNPTNCTTATISVGVVAAPISADADSVNGVNGASGASGVVDVLDGDMLNGAAATLSTVDISVTTPATPISGGPVPTLNPATGLVDVPAGTPAGSYTIEYQICEKLNPTNCASNMVTVDVAASAIVASNDSVSNVNGASGATAVVNAFTSDSINGVAASDANAVLSVASGSSVPAGLSFDPATGNVNVAAGTPAGTYSFDYQICEKLNPTNCTTATISVGVVAAPISADADSVNGVNGASGASGVVDVLDGDMLNGAAATLSTVDISVTTPATPISGGPVPTLNPATGLVDVPAGTPAGSYTIEYQICEKLNPTNCASNMVTVDVAASAIVASNDSVSNVNGASGATAVVNAFTSDSINGVAASDANAVLSVASGSSVPAGLSFDPATGNVNVAAGTPAGTYSFDYQICEKLNPTNCTTATISVGVVAAPISADADSVNGVNGASGASGVVDVLDGDMLNGAAATLSTVDISVTTPATPISGGPVPTLNPATGLVDVPAGTPAGSYTIEYQICEKLNPTNCASNMVTVDVAASAIVASNDSVSNINGASGATAVVNAFTSDSINGVAASDANAVLSVASGSSVPAGLSFDPATGNVNVAAGTPAGTYSFDYQICEKLNPTNCTTATISVGVVAAPISADADSVNGVNGASGASGVVDVLDGDMLNGAAATLSTVDISVTTPATPISGGPVPTLNPATGLVDVPAGTPAGSYTIEYQICEKLNPTNCASNMVTVDVAASAIVASNDSVSNVNGASGATAVVNAFTSDSINGVAASDANAVLSVASGSSVPAGLSFDPATGNVNVAAGTPAGTYSFDYQICEKLNPTNCTTATISVGVVAAPISADADSVNGVNGASGASGVVDVLDGDMLNGAAATLSTVDISVTTPATPISGGPVPTLNPATGLVDVPAGTPAGSYTIEYQICEKLNPTNCASNMVTVDVAASAIVASNDSVSNVNGASGATAVVNAFTSDSINGVAASDANAVLSVASGSSVPAGLSFDPATGNVNVAAGTPAGTYSFDYQICEKLNPTNCTTATISVGVVAAPISADADSVNGVNGASGASGVVDVLDGDMLNGAAATLSTVDISVTTPATPISGGPVPTLNPATGLVDVPAGTPAGSYTIEYQICEKLNPTNCASNMVTVDVAASAIVASNDSVSNINGASGATAVVNAFTSDSINGVAASDANAILSVASGSSVPAGLSFDPATGNVNVAAGTPAGTYSFDYQICEKLNPTNCTTATISVGVVAAPISADADSVNGVNGASGASGVVDVLDGDMLNGAAATLSTVDISVTTPATPISGGPVPTLNPATGLVDVPAGTPAGSYTIEYQICEKLNPTNCASNMVTVDVAASAIVASNDSVSNINGASGATAVVNAFTSDSINGVAASDANAILSVASGSSVPAGLSFDPATGNVNVAAGTPAGTYSFDYQICEKLNPTNCTTATISVGVVAAPISADADVAPPVRSGIGNPALMNILANDQLNGQPINPNDVILSIISGANDPNIILDVNSGQVSVGPEVPAGTYVFEYQICEKLNPTNCATSTYTIIVDPAISSVEGTVYLDRNGDRALDNGDELRAGWIVEILRNGELLESAITDANGSYRFDNLLSGGGYVIRFRNPDNNVVYGQLENVELTSNSVVIDQNLPIDPSGVVYNSVTRDPVAGAVARLTNANGIALPATCFLDPSQQSQVTGPSGEYRFDIVPGAASQCPVGEAEYVISITPPSGFTFVSTVLLPQNGAFDPSGQTGPVRISSGPDAPDDANPTYYLRFTLQQGDPDVIYNHIPIDPFLSRLPLIITKSSIKRTVNIGDLVPYEITVRNVENVQRAGVTVVDLLPPGFKYVAGSATVDGVLTPVEAANSNRQIEWRGQIIPALSSVKYNLTLTVGAGVTQGTKVNTAFGVDGPSGSAISNRGSAAVQIVPSSIFDCSEIIGKVFEDRNYNGYQDEGEPGVPYVRLATVNGQLITTDEFGRYHIACAAVPDARIGSNYVLKLDTRTLPIGWLPTQDNPRSIRLTRGKMGEVNFGVAPPKQKDEGEE is encoded by the coding sequence ATGAAAAACATCAATTATGAATCCACAAGATTAAATATCCGGTCACGCGCAATGCTGGTCAGTGCGCTTCCTTTTGTCGCGCTTGCCATGGCTAATCAGGCTTCTGCCCAAAATGCGGTGAACAGTGCAAATGTCGCCGTGCCCAGTGGTACGACCGACCCCGACACATCCAATAATAATGCGACTGATAGCGATATTATTTATGCCGTTATTGTGGCGAGCAATGATAGTGTGAGCAATGTTAATGGTGCATCAGGGGCAACGGCGGTGGTCAATGCCTTTACATCTGATAGCATTAATGGGGTGGCGGCGAGCGATGCCAATGCGGTGTTAAGCGTGGCGAGCGGGTCAAGCGTTCCAGCAGGATTAAGCTTTGATCCAGCCACGGGCAATGTGAATGTGGCGGCGGGCACGCCCGCAGGCACCTATAGCTTTGATTATCAAATTTGTGAAAAGCTAAACCCCACCAACTGCACCACGGCAACGATCAGCGTGGGCGTTGTTGCCGCGCCGATTAGCGCGGATGCAGATAGCGTGAACGGTGTTAATGGCGCGAGCGGCGCGTCGGGCGTTGTCGATGTGCTGGACGGGGATATGTTAAACGGGGCGGCGGCGACATTATCCACTGTTGATATTAGTGTGACGACACCGGCCACGCCAATATCTGGCGGGCCTGTGCCAACGCTGAACCCTGCAACGGGTCTTGTTGATGTGCCTGCTGGCACGCCGGCTGGCAGCTACACTATTGAATATCAAATTTGTGAAAAACTAAACCCGACCAATTGTGCAAGCAATATGGTGACGGTGGATGTTGCGGCCAGCGCGATTGTGGCGAGCAATGATAGTGTGAGCAATGTTAATGGTGCATCAGGGGCAACGGCGGTGGTCAATGCCTTTACATCTGATAGCATTAATGGGGTGGCGGCGAGCGATGCCAATGCGGTGTTAAGCGTGGCGAGCGGGTCAAGCGTTCCAGCAGGATTAAGCTTTGATCCAGCCACGGGCAATGTGAATGTGGCGGCGGGCACGCCCGCAGGCACCTATAGCTTTGATTATCAAATTTGTGAAAAGCTAAACCCCACCAACTGCACCACGGCAACGATCAGCGTGGGCGTTGTTGCCGCGCCGATTAGCGCGGATGCAGATAGCGTGAACGGTGTTAATGGCGCGAGCGGCGCGTCGGGCGTTGTCGATGTGCTGGACGGGGATATGTTAAACGGGGCGGCGGCGACATTATCCACTGTTGATATTAGTGTGACGACACCGGCCACGCCAATATCTGGCGGGCCTGTGCCAACGCTGAACCCTGCAACGGGTCTTGTTGATGTGCCTGCTGGCACGCCGGCTGGCAGCTACACTATTGAATATCAAATTTGTGAAAAACTAAACCCGACCAATTGTGCAAGCAATATGGTGACGGTGGATGTTGCGGCCAGCGCGATTGTGGCGAGCAATGATAGTGTGAGCAATATTAATGGTGCATCAGGGGCAACGGCGGTGGTCAATGCCTTTACATCTGATAGCATTAATGGGGTGGCGGCGAGCGATGCCAATGCGATATTAAGCGTGGCGAGCGGCTCGAGCGTTCCTGCAGGATTAAGCTTTGATCCAGCCACGGGCAATGTGAATGTGGCGGCGGGCACGCCCGCAGGCACCTATAGCTTTGATTATCAAATTTGTGAAAAGCTAAACCCCACCAACTGCACCACGGCAACGATCAGCGTGGGCGTTGTTGCCGCGCCGATTAGCGCGGATGCAGATAGCGTGAACGGTGTTAATGGCGCGAGCGGCGCGTCGGGCGTTGTCGATGTGCTGGACGGGGATATGTTAAACGGGGCGGCGGCGACATTATCCACTGTTGATATTAGTGTGACGACACCGGCCACGCCAATATCTGGCGGGCCTGTGCCAACGCTGAACCCTGCAACGGGTCTTGTTGATGTGCCTGCTGGCACGCCGGCTGGCAGCTACACTATTGAATATCAAATTTGTGAAAAACTAAACCCGACCAATTGTGCAAGCAATATGGTGACGGTGGATGTTGCGGCCAGCGCGATTGTGGCGAGCAATGATAGTGTGAGCAATGTTAATGGTGCATCAGGGGCAACGGCGGTGGTCAATGCCTTTACATCTGATAGCATTAATGGGGTGGCGGCGAGCGATGCCAATGCGGTGTTAAGCGTGGCGAGCGGGTCCAGCGTTCCAGCAGGATTAAGCTTTGATCCAGCCACGGGCAATGTGAATGTGGCGGCGGGCACGCCCGCAGGCACCTATAGCTTTGATTATCAAATTTGTGAAAAACTAAACCCCACCAACTGCACCACGGCAACAATCAGCGTGGGCGTTGTTGCCGCGCCGATTAGCGCGGATGCAGATAGCGTGAACGGTGTTAATGGCGCGAGCGGCGCGTCGGGCGTTGTCGATGTTCTTGATGGGGATATGTTAAACGGCGCGGCGGCGACATTATCCACTGTTGATATTAGTGTGACGACACCGGCCACGCCAATATCTGGCGGGCCTGTGCCAACGCTGAACCCTGCAACGGGTCTTGTTGATGTGCCTGCTGGCACGCCAGCTGGCAGCTACACTATTGAATATCAAATTTGTGAAAAACTAAACCCGACCAATTGTGCAAGCAATATGGTGACGGTGGATGTTGCGGCCAGCGCGATTGTGGCGAGCAATGATAGTGTGAGCAATATTAATGGTGCATCAGGGGCAACGGCGGTGGTCAATGCCTTTACATCTGATAGCATTAATGGGGTGGCGGCGAGCGATGCCAATGCGATATTAAGCGTGGCGAGCGGCTCGAGCGTTCCAGCAGGATTAAGCTTTGATCCAGCCACGGGCAATGTGAATGTGGCGGCGGGCACGCCCGCAGGCACCTATAGCTTTGATTATCAAATTTGTGAAAAGCTAAACCCCACCAACTGCACCACGGCAACGATCAGCGTGGGCGTTGTTGCCGCGCCGATTAGCGCGGATGCAGATAGCGTGAACGGTGTTAATGGCGCGAGCGGCGCGTCGGGCGTTGTCGATGTGCTGGACGGGGATATGTTAAACGGGGCGGCGGCGACATTATCCACTGTTGATATTAGTGTGACGACACCGGCCACGCCAATATCTGGCGGGCCTGTGCCAACGCTGAACCCTGCAACGGGTCTTGTTGATGTGCCTGCTGGCACGCCGGCTGGCAGCTACACTATTGAATATCAAATTTGTGAAAAACTAAACCCGACCAATTGTGCAAGCAATATGGTGACGGTGGATGTTGCGGCCAGCGCGATTGTGGCGAGCAATGATAGTGTGAGCAATGTTAATGGTGCATCAGGGGCAACGGCGGTGGTCAATGCCTTTACATCTGATAGCATTAATGGGGTGGCGGCGAGCGATGCCAATGCGGTGTTAAGCGTGGCGAGCGGGTCAAGCGTTCCAGCAGGATTAAGCTTTGATCCAGCCACGGGCAATGTGAATGTGGCGGCGGGCACGCCCGCAGGCACCTATAGCTTTGATTATCAAATTTGTGAAAAGCTAAACCCCACCAACTGCACCACGGCAACGATCAGCGTGGGCGTTGTTGCCGCGCCGATTAGCGCGGATGCAGATAGCGTGAACGGTGTTAATGGCGCGAGCGGCGCGTCGGGCGTTGTCGATGTGCTGGACGGGGATATGTTAAACGGGGCGGCGGCGACATTATCCACTGTTGATATTAGTGTGACGACACCGGCCACGCCAATATCTGGCGGGCCTGTGCCAACGCTGAACCCTGCAACGGGTCTTGTTGATGTGCCTGCTGGCACGCCGGCTGGCAGCTACACTATTGAATATCAAATTTGTGAAAAACTAAACCCGACCAATTGTGCAAGCAATATGGTGACGGTGGATGTTGCGGCCAGCGCGATTGTGGCGAGCAATGATAGTGTGAGCAATGTTAATGGTGCATCAGGGGCAACGGCGGTGGTCAATGCCTTTACATCTGATAGCATTAATGGGGTGGCGGCGAGCGATGCCAATGCGGTGTTAAGCGTGGCGAGCGGGTCAAGCGTTCCAGCAGGATTAAGCTTTGATCCAGCCACGGGCAATGTGAATGTGGCGGCGGGCACGCCCGCAGGCACCTATAGCTTTGATTATCAAATTTGTGAAAAGCTAAACCCCACCAACTGCACCACGGCAACGATCAGCGTGGGCGTTGTTGCCGCGCCGATTAGCGCGGATGCAGATAGCGTGAACGGTGTTAATGGCGCGAGCGGCGCGTCGGGCGTTGTCGATGTTCTTGATGGGGATATGTTAAACGGGGCGGCGGCGACATTATCCACTGTTGATATTAGTGTGACGACACCGGCCACGCCAATATCTGGCGGGCCTGTTCCAACGCTGAACCCTGCAACGGGTCTTGTTGATGTGCCTGCTGGCACGCCCGCTGGCAGCTACACTATTGAATATCAAATTTGTGAAAAACTAAACCCGACCAATTGTGCAAGCAATATGGTGACGGTGGATGTTGCGGCCAGCGCGATTGTGGCGAGCAATGATAGTGTGAGCAATATTAATGGTGCATCAGGGGCAACGGCGGTGGTCAATGCCTTTACATCTGATAGCATTAATGGGGTGGCGGCGAGCGATGCCAATGCGGTGTTAAGCGTGGCGAGCGGGTCAAGCGTTCCAGCAGGATTAAGCTTTGATCCAGCCACGGGCAATGTGAATGTGGCGGCGGGCACGCCCGCAGGCACCTATAGCTTTGATTATCAAATTTGTGAAAAGCTAAACCCCACCAACTGCACCACGGCAACGATCAGCGTGGGCGTTGTTGCCGCGCCGATTAGCGCGGATGCAGATAGCGTGAACGGTGTTAATGGCGCCAGCGGCGCGTCGGGCGTGGTCGATGTTCTTGATGGGGATATGTTAAACGGCGCGGCGGCGACATTATCCACTGTTGATATTAGTGTGACGACACCGGCCACGCCAATATCTGGCGGGCCTGTTCCAACGCTGAACCCTGCAACGGGTCTTGTTGATGTGCCTGCTGGCACGCCAGCTGGCAGCTACACTATTGAATATCAAATTTGTGAAAAACTAAACCCGACCAATTGTGCAAGCAATATGGTGACGGTGGATGTTGCGGCCAGCGCGATTGTGGCGAGCAATGATAGTGTGAGCAATGTTAATGGTGCATCAGGGGCAACGGCGGTGGTCAATGCCTTTACATCTGATAGCATTAATGGGGTGGCGGCGAGCGATGCCAATGCGGTGTTAAGCGTGGCGAGCGGGTCAAGCGTTCCAGCAGGATTAAGCTTTGATCCAGCCACGGGCAATGTGAATGTGGCGGCGGGCACGCCCGCAGGCACCTATAGCTTTGATTATCAAATTTGTGAAAAGCTAAACCCCACCAACTGCACCACGGCAACGATCAGCGTGGGCGTTGTTGCCGCGCCGATTAGCGCGGATGCAGATAGCGTGAACGGTGTTAATGGCGCGAGCGGCGCGTCGGGCGTTGTCGATGTGCTGGACGGGGATATGTTAAACGGGGCGGCGGCGACATTATCCACTGTTGATATTAGTGTGACGACACCGGCCACGCCAATATCTGGCGGGCCTGTGCCAACGCTGAACCCTGCAACGGGTCTTGTTGATGTGCCTGCTGGCACGCCGGCTGGCAGCTACACTATTGAATATCAAATTTGTGAAAAACTAAACCCGACCAATTGTGCAAGCAATATGGTGACGGTGGATGTTGCGGCCAGCGCGATTGTGGCGAGCAATGATAGTGTGAGCAATGTTAATGGTGCATCAGGGGCAACGGCGGTGGTCAATGCCTTTACATCTGATAGCATTAATGGGGTGGCGGCGAGCGATGCCAATGCGGTGTTAAGCGTGGCGAGCGGGTCAAGCGTTCCAGCAGGATTAAGCTTTGATCCAGCCACGGGCAATGTGAATGTGGCGGCGGGCACGCCCGCAGGCACCTATAGCTTTGATTATCAAATTTGTGAAAAGCTAAACCCCACCAACTGCACCACGGCAACGATCAGCGTGGGCGTTGTTGCCGCGCCGATTAGCGCGGATGCAGATAGCGTGAACGGTGTTAATGGCGCGAGCGGCGCGTCGGGCGTTGTCGATGTGCTGGACGGGGATATGTTAAACGGGGCGGCGGCGACATTATCCACTGTTGATATTAGTGTGACGACACCGGCCACGCCAATATCTGGCGGGCCTGTGCCAACGCTGAACCCTGCAACGGGTCTTGTTGATGTGCCTGCTGGCACGCCGGCTGGCAGCTACACTATTGAATATCAAATTTGTGAAAAACTAAACCCGACCAATTGTGCAAGCAATATGGTGACGGTGGATGTTGCGGCCAGCGCGATTGTGGCGAGCAATGATAGTGTGAGCAATATTAATGGTGCATCAGGGGCAACGGCGGTGGTCAATGCCTTTACATCTGATAGCATTAATGGGGTGGCGGCGAGCGATGCCAATGCGATATTAAGCGTGGCGAGCGGCTCGAGCGTTCCTGCAGGATTAAGCTTTGATCCAGCCACGGGCAATGTGAATGTGGCGGCGGGCACGCCCGCAGGCACCTATAGCTTTGATTATCAAATTTGTGAAAAACTAAACCCCACCAACTGCACCACGGCAACAATCAGCGTGGGCGTTGTTGCCGCGCCGATTAGCGCGGATGCAGATAGCGTGAACGGTGTTAATGGCGCGAGCGGCGCGTCGGGCGTTGTCGATGTGCTGGACGGGGATATGTTAAACGGCGCGGCGGCGACATTATCCACTGTTGATATTAGTGTGACGACACCGGCCACGCCAATATCTGGCGGGCCTGTGCCAACGCTGAACCCTGCAACGGGTCTTGTTGATGTGCCTGCTGGCACGCCAGCTGGCAGCTACACTATTGAATATCAAATTTGTGAAAAACTAAACCCGACCAATTGTGCAAGCAATATGGTGACGGTGGATGTTGCGGCCAGCGCGATTGTGGCGAGCAATGATAGTGTGAGCAATATTAATGGTGCATCAGGGGCAACGGCGGTGGTCAATGCCTTTACATCTGATAGCATTAATGGGGTGGCGGCGAGCGATGCCAATGCGATATTAAGCGTGGCGAGCGGCTCGAGCGTTCCTGCAGGATTAAGCTTTGATCCAGCCACGGGCAATGTGAATGTGGCGGCGGGCACGCCCGCAGGCACCTATAGCTTTGATTATCAAATTTGTGAAAAACTAAACCCCACCAACTGCACCACGGCAACAATCAGCGTGGGCGTTGTTGCCGCGCCGATTAGCGCGGATGCAGATGTAGCCCCGCCGGTTAGATCAGGCATAGGTAATCCGGCATTGATGAATATATTGGCGAATGATCAATTAAATGGTCAGCCAATTAACCCCAATGACGTGATATTATCAATTATTTCAGGCGCAAATGACCCAAATATCATTTTGGACGTAAATAGCGGACAGGTTTCGGTTGGGCCAGAAGTGCCAGCGGGCACATATGTTTTTGAATATCAAATTTGTGAAAAATTAAACCCCACCAACTGCGCGACAAGCACATATACCATTATTGTTGATCCAGCGATTAGTTCGGTTGAGGGAACGGTATATTTGGACAGAAATGGTGACCGTGCGCTCGACAATGGTGATGAATTGCGCGCTGGTTGGATTGTTGAGATATTGCGTAATGGCGAGCTGTTAGAATCCGCAATTACCGATGCCAATGGTTCTTATCGGTTTGACAATCTTTTAAGCGGCGGTGGATATGTTATTCGTTTTCGCAATCCCGATAATAATGTTGTTTATGGGCAATTGGAGAATGTTGAGCTGACCTCCAATAGCGTTGTAATCGATCAAAATTTACCGATTGACCCATCAGGTGTTGTTTATAATAGTGTGACACGTGATCCAGTTGCAGGGGCGGTTGCGCGGTTAACAAATGCAAATGGCATTGCCTTGCCAGCCACATGTTTCCTTGACCCATCACAGCAAAGTCAGGTGACAGGGCCAAGCGGAGAATATAGGTTCGATATAGTTCCTGGCGCTGCGTCGCAATGCCCAGTGGGTGAGGCGGAATATGTTATTTCAATTACCCCGCCATCTGGTTTCACATTTGTATCGACAGTATTGCTTCCCCAAAATGGTGCATTTGACCCCAGTGGACAGACCGGACCTGTGCGTATTTCGTCAGGTCCCGATGCGCCCGATGATGCAAATCCAACCTATTATTTGCGATTTACACTGCAACAAGGGGATCCCGATGTGATTTATAATCATATTCCGATTGATCCATTCCTGTCTCGGTTGCCGTTAATAATCACAAAATCCAGCATAAAGCGCACGGTAAATATTGGCGATCTTGTTCCATATGAAATAACCGTACGCAATGTGGAAAATGTACAAAGAGCCGGTGTGACTGTAGTAGATTTATTGCCGCCAGGATTTAAATATGTGGCTGGTTCTGCAACGGTAGATGGTGTTTTGACCCCCGTAGAGGCAGCCAATTCCAACCGTCAAATTGAATGGCGCGGCCAAATTATTCCTGCCTTATCATCGGTAAAATATAATTTAACATTGACCGTGGGCGCAGGTGTTACACAGGGCACAAAGGTAAATACCGCATTTGGTGTTGACGGCCCATCAGGTTCGGCCATTTCAAATCGTGGTTCAGCCGCGGTTCAAATTGTGCCAAGCAGCATTTTTGATTGTTCAGAAATTATTGGTAAGGTTTTTGAAGATAGAAATTATAATGGCTATCAAGATGAAGGCGAGCCTGGCGTGCCCTATGTGCGTTTGGCCACCGTTAATGGTCAATTGATTACCACCGATGAATTTGGGCGATATCATATTGCATGTGCCGCTGTGCCAGATGCACGTATTGGTTCAAATTATGTGTTAAAATTGGACACGCGCACTTTGCCCATTGGGTGGCTGCCGACACAGGATAATCCGCGTTCAATCCGCCTGACCCGTGGTAAAATGGGAGAGGTTAATTTCGGTGTCGCGCCGCCAAAACAAAAGGATGAGGGGGAAGAATAA